The genome window CAACACGATCAGTGTTTCGGCTCGCAGTTCCGCTGCATCACGAACGGCGCCCATCGCATCGCGAACGGCATCGTCAAATCCTCGACCGTCGCTGCCGGTGAATCCGCCGACCCAACTCAGCGAGGTGGCTTGCAGATTGGTTTCGGCCAACAACTCCACCGCTCGATCAATTCCCAGGTCGTCCAACTTGGGTCGGAACAAACCAATGCCTTCGAAACCTCGATCGGAATAAGCTTGTGCGTCTTGCTCGAATTCCCATCGAAGTGTCGACAATTGGTTGATCGCCAAGGTGTTCATAGACGGTGGGAAAAGAGAGGATCGAACTCGCCCGCTGGCAACGCCATAGCGACCGCGGGGATCGGAGTATGCCGACGCGAGGTCGCAGTGTAAAGATTCGTTTGGGCCGCTGCAGCCATCCCCAAACAATTGAGCGGATCGCTATGGTATTGCTTGCAAATGAATGTATTTGCTAGCAAATCGACTTTCGGTCTGATTCGCTTGCTTTGACGACTCGCATCCACTTCCTCACCTTCTTGCCACTTCGATTGGTTCCCTCATGGTTGCTTTCTGCCGTTACATTGATTCTTCCGGTGACACACGTTTGGCGATCCGAAAAGAGCCCGAAACTCAACTGGCTCCTCGCCCAAAGGTTTGTCCCGTTGGCGATTTGTTGGGTGCGGAAGTCGAACAAAAGTGGCTACAGGGCAACACTCTGTTTTCGCTTGGCCAATCGGACTTCGATCAGTTGCCCACTCCCGATGAGTCTCAATGGACTGATGCGCCGGACCAGTTGCTGCCACCGGTGCCCTGTCCGGAAAAGATTCTGTGCATCGGTTTGAACTACCTCGATCACGCGATTGAGACCGGCGCCGAAAAGCCGTCGTTGCCAGTTGTGTTCAGCAAGTTCAATTCAGCTTTGGTCGGACACGGACAAGACATCGTGCTGCCGAAGATCAGTGACAAAGTCGACTACGAAGCCGAGTTGGTTGTGGTCATCGGCAAAACCACTCGCCACGTCGATGCCAGCGACGCGATGGATTCGGTGTTTGGCTATGCGGTCGGCCACGATGTTTCATCGCGAGATTGGCAAAAAGGTCGTCCCGGTGGCCAGTGGCTGGTCGGCAAATCCTTCGACACGTTCGCGCCGCTTGGACCGGCTGTCGTCACCGCCAATGAGATTTCGGATCCAGGCAATCTGCCAATTCGATTGCATATCAACGGCGAAACCCTGCAGGAAAGTAAAACCGACCAGCTGATCTTTGACATTCCGACGCTGATCGCTCACCTGTCGAAATTCATGACGCTGAAGCCTGGGGATCTGATTTTCAC of Rhodopirellula bahusiensis contains these proteins:
- a CDS encoding fumarylacetoacetate hydrolase family protein; protein product: MVAFCRYIDSSGDTRLAIRKEPETQLAPRPKVCPVGDLLGAEVEQKWLQGNTLFSLGQSDFDQLPTPDESQWTDAPDQLLPPVPCPEKILCIGLNYLDHAIETGAEKPSLPVVFSKFNSALVGHGQDIVLPKISDKVDYEAELVVVIGKTTRHVDASDAMDSVFGYAVGHDVSSRDWQKGRPGGQWLVGKSFDTFAPLGPAVVTANEISDPGNLPIRLHINGETLQESKTDQLIFDIPTLIAHLSKFMTLKPGDLIFTGTPSGVGDARTPPRYLAPGDRCVVEIDGIGRLENTCQAEA